Proteins encoded within one genomic window of Kibdelosporangium phytohabitans:
- a CDS encoding AfsR/SARP family transcriptional regulator, whose translation MTVRFRLLGHVEAQVDGRPIAIGYAQPRSVLAVLLIEANHVVSVDQLVDRIWGERRLPRNPRAAVQHSMTLLRNALTPATGAAVVRKSTGYQLTVEPEMVDLHRFRQLIKEGRAADDDSRAAALIEEALRLWCGEPFAGLTTAWLESVRTTLIQHRHAVRLDLVDVRFRLGQHAALLPDLLAWVARNPLDERLAGQLMVALYRSGRPADALEHYRRVRSRLADELGTDPSPPLQRLHEQILATDPALTAPAPVRRGPRTAAMPVPRQLPARPRLFTGRTRELADLEAVLGREKSPDAVVISAIGGVGGIGKTWLALQWAYQHLDRFPDGQLYASLRGYDPSGQPMSAATALRGFLDALGVASAAVPYDVDTQAGLYRSLTAGKRMLVLLDNVADSAQVVPLLPGSPTCVALITSRQHLGGLIAAHGARCLNLGRLTDPEARRLLVRHLGEDRLAAEPAAATELLACCAGLPLAISILAARASLNPDLVVRADR comes from the coding sequence ATGACGGTGCGATTCCGTCTGCTTGGGCATGTCGAGGCGCAGGTCGACGGCCGGCCGATCGCGATCGGGTACGCGCAGCCGCGATCTGTGCTGGCGGTGCTGCTAATCGAGGCCAATCACGTGGTGTCGGTCGATCAACTGGTCGACCGGATCTGGGGTGAACGCCGCCTTCCCCGCAATCCGCGTGCCGCCGTCCAGCACAGCATGACTCTGCTCCGCAACGCTTTGACCCCCGCCACGGGTGCGGCGGTCGTCCGCAAGTCGACCGGCTACCAGCTCACCGTCGAGCCGGAGATGGTCGATCTGCACCGGTTTCGCCAGCTGATCAAGGAAGGTCGGGCCGCCGACGACGACAGCCGGGCCGCCGCGCTGATCGAGGAGGCGTTGAGGTTGTGGTGCGGGGAACCGTTCGCCGGGCTGACCACTGCCTGGCTGGAATCCGTTCGCACCACGCTGATCCAGCACAGGCACGCGGTCCGGCTGGATCTGGTCGACGTCCGGTTTCGCCTCGGCCAGCACGCCGCGCTGCTGCCCGACCTGCTCGCGTGGGTGGCCAGGAACCCGCTGGACGAACGCTTGGCAGGCCAGCTGATGGTCGCTCTGTACCGCAGTGGCCGCCCGGCCGACGCACTGGAGCACTACCGCCGGGTCCGCAGCCGGTTGGCCGACGAACTCGGCACCGACCCCAGCCCGCCGTTGCAACGCCTGCACGAACAGATCCTGGCGACTGATCCAGCGCTCACGGCTCCTGCTCCCGTGCGACGCGGGCCGCGGACCGCCGCGATGCCCGTACCCCGCCAGCTACCGGCCCGGCCGCGCCTGTTCACAGGCAGAACCCGCGAACTGGCCGACCTCGAAGCCGTGCTGGGACGGGAAAAGAGCCCGGACGCCGTGGTGATCTCGGCGATCGGCGGAGTCGGCGGGATAGGCAAGACCTGGTTGGCGTTGCAGTGGGCGTACCAGCATCTCGACCGGTTTCCCGACGGCCAGCTGTATGCCAGCCTGCGTGGCTACGATCCCTCCGGGCAACCGATGTCTGCCGCGACGGCACTTCGCGGCTTCCTCGATGCGCTCGGCGTTGCTTCCGCCGCCGTCCCGTACGACGTGGACACGCAGGCCGGGTTGTATCGCAGCCTGACCGCGGGCAAACGGATGCTGGTGTTGCTGGACAACGTGGCCGACAGCGCCCAGGTGGTCCCTTTGCTGCCGGGGAGTCCGACGTGTGTCGCGCTGATCACCAGTCGCCAGCACCTCGGTGGTCTGATCGCCGCGCATGGCGCGCGTTGCCTGAACCTGGGCCGGTTGACCGACCCGGAGGCACGTCGGCTGTTGGTTCGGCACCTTGGCGAAGATCGGCTGGCCGCCGAACCCGCCGCGGCGACCGAACTGCTGGCCTGCTGTGCGGGTCTGCCGCTGGCGATCAGCATCCTGGCCGCCCGCGCGAGTCTGAATCCGGATCTCGTTGTCCGTGCTGATCGATGA
- a CDS encoding LysR family transcriptional regulator encodes MDLKQLRALVTVVEAGSVTRAARLLRLVQPAVTRQIRALEEELGVVLFERTRTGMQPTDAGEALAERARRALAELDRARAELTPPAGEVTGIVTVGLLESTVDLLAEPLVAELTRDHPGVELRLQTGYSGHLQRWLDDGDLDLSLLYNLRSSPSLNVTPLLRERLWVAAPPGAALHADRPVPFAGLTARRLILPTDGHGLRTLINGGAHQAGVSLNSAISTNSMAMQKRLARAGHGWTILPSVGLAEEVAAGLLCAAPLCEPEVLWTVVLATSRTGRVPRAVATVARVLTRLIRMTVAQSRWPLVEVEPALSAR; translated from the coding sequence ATGGACTTGAAGCAGTTGAGGGCGCTGGTGACGGTCGTCGAAGCGGGCAGCGTGACACGCGCCGCGCGGTTGCTGCGCCTCGTCCAGCCCGCGGTGACCCGGCAGATCAGGGCGCTCGAGGAAGAACTCGGTGTCGTGTTGTTCGAACGCACACGCACCGGCATGCAGCCCACAGACGCCGGTGAAGCGCTCGCCGAGCGCGCCCGCCGCGCCCTGGCCGAACTCGATCGCGCACGCGCCGAGCTCACTCCGCCCGCCGGCGAGGTGACCGGCATCGTCACGGTCGGGCTCCTGGAGAGCACCGTCGATCTTCTCGCCGAACCACTCGTGGCCGAGCTCACGCGCGACCACCCCGGTGTCGAACTGCGCCTGCAGACCGGCTACTCCGGGCATCTGCAGCGCTGGCTCGACGACGGTGACCTCGACCTGAGCCTGCTGTACAACCTCAGGAGCTCACCCTCGCTCAACGTGACGCCACTCCTGCGCGAACGGCTGTGGGTCGCGGCGCCGCCGGGCGCGGCACTGCACGCCGACCGACCGGTCCCGTTCGCCGGCCTCACCGCACGCAGGCTCATCCTGCCCACCGACGGCCACGGCCTGCGTACCCTCATCAACGGCGGAGCTCACCAGGCGGGCGTCAGCCTGAACAGCGCTATCAGCACCAATTCGATGGCCATGCAGAAAAGGCTCGCGCGCGCAGGCCACGGCTGGACCATTCTGCCGTCGGTCGGACTCGCCGAGGAGGTCGCCGCCGGGCTGCTGTGTGCCGCTCCGCTGTGCGAGCCCGAGGTGCTGTGGACCGTCGTGCTCGCGACGTCACGAACGGGACGGGTGCCGCGTGCCGTCGCGACCGTCGCACGAGTACTGACACGGCTGATCCGCATGACTGTCGCCCAGAGCCGTTGGCCCTTGGTCGAGGTAGAGCCTGCCCTCAGCGCCAGATGA
- a CDS encoding acyl-CoA dehydrogenase family protein has product MLTAEENAIVALTGEFVDREVRPVARELERTDTHPEDLIEQMKQMGVFGLGIPEPWGDAHVSAQCYAAVTEELARGWMSLAGAMGGHTVVAKLLGEFGTPEQKDTYLPRMATGEIRATMALTEPGGGSDLQAMRTVARREGAHYVVNGSKTWITNARRSQLIALLCKTDPTATPAHKGISILLLEKGPGFHVLRDLPKLGYKGVETCELAFDDLVAPLDAVLGGTPGRGFAQMMRGLEIGRIQVASRALGVGRAALEDSLRYAQQRESFGRPIWQHQSIGNHLADMATKLEAARQLVYHAARRYDSGERADLEAGMAKLFASETAMEVALNAVRVHGGYGYSTEFDVERYFRDAPLMIVGEGTNEIQRVVIAQQLIKRHRI; this is encoded by the coding sequence ATGCTCACAGCGGAGGAGAACGCGATCGTCGCGCTCACGGGCGAGTTCGTCGACCGCGAGGTCAGGCCCGTCGCGCGGGAGCTGGAGCGAACCGACACCCATCCCGAGGACCTCATCGAGCAGATGAAGCAGATGGGCGTCTTCGGGCTCGGGATCCCGGAGCCGTGGGGTGATGCGCACGTCTCCGCCCAGTGCTACGCCGCGGTGACCGAGGAACTCGCACGGGGGTGGATGAGCCTGGCCGGCGCGATGGGCGGGCACACCGTCGTCGCGAAGCTGCTCGGCGAGTTCGGCACGCCGGAGCAGAAGGACACCTACCTGCCGAGGATGGCCACGGGGGAGATCCGGGCGACCATGGCGCTGACCGAGCCCGGCGGCGGTTCCGACTTGCAGGCGATGCGCACGGTGGCGCGCCGCGAGGGCGCCCACTACGTGGTGAACGGATCGAAGACCTGGATCACCAACGCGCGCCGGTCGCAGCTGATCGCGTTGCTGTGCAAGACCGATCCCACCGCCACTCCCGCGCACAAGGGCATCAGCATCCTGTTGCTGGAAAAGGGGCCGGGGTTCCACGTGCTGCGGGACCTGCCGAAGCTGGGATACAAGGGCGTCGAGACCTGCGAGCTCGCGTTCGACGACCTGGTGGCTCCTCTCGACGCGGTGCTCGGCGGCACGCCGGGCCGCGGGTTCGCGCAGATGATGCGGGGACTGGAGATCGGCCGCATCCAGGTCGCCAGCCGCGCACTCGGCGTCGGCCGCGCGGCGCTGGAGGACTCCCTGCGCTACGCCCAGCAGCGGGAGAGCTTCGGGCGGCCGATCTGGCAGCACCAGTCGATCGGCAACCACCTGGCGGACATGGCGACGAAACTGGAAGCCGCCCGGCAGCTCGTGTACCACGCGGCCCGCCGGTACGACTCGGGTGAGCGCGCCGACCTGGAGGCCGGGATGGCGAAGCTGTTCGCGTCGGAGACCGCGATGGAGGTCGCGCTCAACGCGGTGCGCGTCCACGGCGGCTACGGCTATTCGACCGAGTTCGACGTCGAACGGTACTTCCGCGACGCACCGCTGATGATCGTCGGTGAGGGGACCAACGAGATCCAGCGCGTGGTCATCGCCCAGCAACTGATCAAGCGCCACCGGATCTGA
- a CDS encoding FAS1-like dehydratase domain-containing protein translates to MTETVERREFLVPGPAQALGALLDVPVPDVDNGAALPLLWHWVYLLDRPAQAGLGPDGHPARDTLPVPAGHRRMWAGGRVHLYADLCCGDYATRRTKVLSVEQKHGRSGPLTFVVVGHQVEQRGQVILDEEQDLVYRPVTPGQPAGAEPAATIPAAPHEWAVDLSPVLLFRFSALTYNAHRIHYDRDYARDVEGYPGLLTHGPLQAIAMAEKARADGFPANVSFTYRLISPLFDHRGMVVSSTSDQQEVVTGVRDVHGRQTATGTLRRLG, encoded by the coding sequence ATGACTGAGACCGTTGAACGGCGGGAATTCCTCGTTCCCGGTCCAGCACAAGCCCTGGGCGCACTGCTCGACGTCCCTGTGCCCGATGTGGACAACGGCGCCGCGTTGCCCTTGTTGTGGCATTGGGTCTATCTCCTGGACCGCCCAGCCCAGGCCGGCCTAGGCCCTGACGGGCACCCGGCCCGCGACACCCTGCCCGTGCCGGCGGGTCACCGTCGCATGTGGGCTGGTGGCCGAGTCCACCTGTACGCGGACTTGTGTTGCGGTGACTACGCGACGCGGCGCACGAAAGTCCTCTCGGTCGAGCAGAAACACGGACGCTCCGGGCCGCTGACGTTCGTGGTGGTCGGACACCAGGTCGAACAGCGCGGACAGGTGATCCTGGACGAGGAACAGGATCTCGTCTACCGGCCGGTCACGCCTGGACAACCCGCAGGCGCCGAACCGGCGGCGACGATACCCGCCGCACCGCACGAATGGGCCGTCGACCTCTCACCGGTCCTGCTGTTCCGGTTCTCCGCGCTCACGTACAACGCCCACCGCATCCACTACGACCGCGATTACGCCAGGGATGTCGAGGGATACCCCGGACTGCTGACGCATGGCCCGTTGCAGGCGATCGCGATGGCGGAGAAGGCCCGTGCGGATGGCTTTCCCGCAAACGTGTCCTTCACCTACCGGCTGATCTCACCGTTGTTCGACCATCGGGGCATGGTGGTCAGCTCGACGTCCGACCAGCAGGAGGTCGTCACCGGCGTCCGGGACGTCCACGGACGCCAGACCGCGACCGGAACGCTGCGGAGACTCGGTTGA
- a CDS encoding HpcH/HpaI aldolase/citrate lyase family protein, whose amino-acid sequence MTTLASARTFAFVPGHRPDRFARAMAAGADVVVIDLEDAVARADKVAARENVRAWLQDGHEVVVRVNPIGSPWYGEDVDAVAARARAPMLPKAEDPGALAALPGETPVIPLIESATGIARAAQVCAVASVVRPAFGSVDLATQLGANHRSRNALLHARSALVLAAASAGCAPPIDGVITAIDEPAALADDLRHAGELGFTGKSRSPTTTSPRPAKRSSGRERSSRPPVTDLSRCWTARWSIARWSCVPRRSWPCPGMANIRHRDTARSALRALRATLV is encoded by the coding sequence TTGACGACTCTCGCCAGTGCCCGCACGTTCGCCTTCGTTCCCGGCCACCGGCCCGATCGGTTCGCACGGGCGATGGCAGCCGGGGCGGACGTCGTGGTCATCGACCTGGAGGACGCGGTCGCCCGGGCCGACAAGGTGGCGGCCCGGGAGAATGTCCGCGCCTGGCTCCAGGACGGGCATGAGGTCGTTGTGCGGGTCAACCCCATCGGCAGCCCGTGGTACGGGGAGGACGTCGATGCTGTGGCGGCACGTGCTCGCGCGCCGATGCTGCCCAAGGCGGAGGATCCAGGGGCTCTCGCGGCCTTGCCTGGGGAGACGCCGGTGATCCCGTTGATCGAGTCCGCGACGGGAATCGCGAGAGCGGCGCAGGTGTGCGCGGTCGCGTCCGTCGTGCGGCCCGCCTTCGGCAGCGTCGACCTCGCGACTCAGCTCGGCGCCAACCACCGGTCACGCAACGCTTTGCTCCACGCGCGATCCGCGCTCGTCCTCGCCGCCGCGTCCGCCGGATGCGCTCCGCCCATCGACGGCGTGATTACCGCGATCGACGAGCCGGCCGCGCTGGCGGACGACCTGCGTCACGCGGGCGAACTCGGTTTCACCGGCAAGTCGCGATCGCCGACGACCACTTCGCCCCGACCGGCGAAGAGATCGAGTGGGCGCGAACGGTCCTCCAGGCCGCCGGTGACGGATCTGTCGCGGTGCTGGACGGCGAGATGGTCGATCGCCCGGTGGTCCTGCGTGCCGAGGCGATCCTGGCCGTGCCCCGGTATGGCCAACATCCGCCATCGTGACACAGCGCGGAGCGCACTTCGCGCGCTCCGCGCTACTTTGGTGTGA
- a CDS encoding MFS transporter, translated as MPTALGQDHPAISPRRARFVRNWTTRLVAFGEFIDGYDLLVIGAAMLFIKPSFHLTATQVGLVTAASFVGAALGLLVFGDLSDRFGRRVIFMINLVFFVVASIAAAFVQDVWQLVAARFVLGVAVGMDIPTSHAFLTEVAPTARRGRVAGSLPNLMWLGGAITSVLLALALAPVFGNDTWRWLFGVAAVPAAAVLVARQFLPESPRWLRAQGREDEALRVYQALGLEPPKQQYVEKRDYRALLSGGAWKRLVTVTAFFALQAFGGAVATVAGPLIIDITGVGASNTLYFSLLAFVMGLIAVALGALVIDRINRRWLGVWTCVGVFAAGVGVALTGERAGIGLVVCWAWYATLTWFGPGVLSWVWSTEAFPTALRGLGSGIAQSATRLAIALNVFLVPTLLNEHGIKVVAWYACAFLVSALIVAVSPWLATTGVELEETSTVESGSPTRA; from the coding sequence ATGCCCACAGCACTCGGGCAGGATCACCCTGCCATTTCGCCGCGGCGAGCGCGGTTCGTCCGCAACTGGACCACTCGGCTGGTCGCGTTCGGCGAGTTCATCGACGGCTACGACCTGCTGGTGATCGGTGCCGCGATGCTTTTCATCAAGCCCTCGTTCCACCTCACGGCAACGCAGGTCGGACTGGTCACGGCGGCGTCGTTCGTGGGTGCCGCGCTCGGCCTGCTGGTCTTCGGCGACCTGTCCGACCGGTTCGGCCGCCGGGTGATCTTCATGATCAACCTGGTGTTCTTCGTGGTGGCCTCGATCGCCGCGGCGTTCGTCCAGGACGTGTGGCAACTGGTGGCCGCCAGGTTCGTGCTCGGCGTCGCGGTCGGGATGGACATTCCCACCTCACACGCGTTCCTCACCGAGGTCGCGCCCACGGCCAGGCGCGGCCGTGTCGCGGGTAGCCTGCCGAACCTGATGTGGCTGGGTGGCGCGATCACATCCGTGCTGCTCGCGCTGGCGCTCGCGCCGGTGTTCGGCAACGACACCTGGCGCTGGTTGTTCGGTGTCGCCGCTGTTCCCGCCGCCGCGGTGCTGGTCGCCCGGCAGTTCCTGCCCGAGTCACCGCGGTGGCTGCGCGCCCAGGGCCGTGAGGACGAGGCGCTGCGGGTTTACCAAGCCCTCGGACTGGAGCCGCCCAAGCAGCAGTACGTCGAGAAACGCGACTACCGGGCGCTGCTGTCAGGCGGGGCGTGGAAGCGTCTGGTCACAGTGACGGCGTTCTTCGCGTTGCAGGCGTTCGGGGGAGCGGTGGCCACCGTCGCGGGGCCGCTGATCATCGACATCACCGGTGTCGGCGCCTCGAACACGTTGTACTTCTCGTTGCTGGCCTTCGTGATGGGGCTGATCGCGGTCGCGCTCGGCGCACTGGTGATCGACCGGATCAACCGCCGCTGGCTCGGTGTGTGGACCTGCGTCGGGGTCTTCGCCGCCGGTGTGGGTGTCGCGCTGACCGGCGAGCGCGCCGGTATCGGCCTGGTCGTGTGCTGGGCGTGGTACGCCACGCTGACCTGGTTCGGCCCCGGGGTGCTGTCGTGGGTGTGGAGCACCGAGGCGTTTCCGACCGCGCTGCGCGGGCTCGGCTCCGGTATCGCGCAGAGCGCGACCCGGCTGGCGATCGCGCTCAACGTGTTCCTCGTTCCCACGCTGCTGAACGAGCACGGCATCAAGGTTGTCGCGTGGTACGCCTGTGCCTTCTTGGTGAGCGCGCTGATCGTGGCCGTGTCGCCGTGGCTGGCCACCACCGGCGTCGAACTGGAAGAGACCAGCACCGTCGAGTCCGGAAGTCCCACGAGAGCGTGA
- a CDS encoding ROK family transcriptional regulator has protein sequence MTEQRRSHLSGTRPRQARQANTAAVLQLLLQRGPLARGDIAADLSLNHGSVSRIIEPLLREGIVRETTQQISGGGRPRVPVAINPASRYAAGVHLGLQRTTVGLTDLAGQCVAVCAEDRDPADAAATLRRAAELTDDLVASAPGPVLGVGVVTGGEVDRARGRIVRNDALGWGDIDVADPLHAQTGLDVVVDNNVRAHLGAETAFGAGAGMSSVLYLFIGNIAEMGFVNQAAAMNPDSVIQGSVERIVVPTLTGDGLMSLGECGTDTALLAAARGARLAVTSLGDLIRLADQDEDAAAVRLFERRSTQVARVADTLYDLMQPHLVILGGSGAPSERWLDDVRERVEAVPPDRIVRPGSGGTPLVTAAAGLVIRAFLAAGTTTDAEVSG, from the coding sequence GTGACCGAACAACGTCGTTCCCACCTCAGCGGTACCCGGCCGCGTCAAGCACGGCAGGCCAACACAGCCGCCGTGCTGCAGTTGCTGCTCCAGCGCGGTCCGCTGGCGCGGGGCGACATCGCCGCCGACCTGTCGCTCAACCACGGCAGCGTCAGCCGGATCATCGAGCCGCTGCTGCGGGAGGGCATCGTGCGGGAGACGACCCAGCAGATCAGCGGGGGCGGTCGCCCACGGGTGCCGGTCGCGATCAACCCGGCGAGCCGGTACGCCGCAGGGGTTCACCTTGGCCTGCAACGCACCACCGTCGGCCTGACGGACCTGGCCGGCCAGTGCGTCGCGGTGTGTGCCGAGGACCGTGACCCGGCCGACGCGGCGGCCACGTTGCGCCGGGCGGCCGAGTTGACCGACGACTTGGTCGCCTCGGCTCCCGGTCCGGTGCTGGGTGTCGGTGTGGTCACCGGTGGCGAGGTCGACCGCGCCCGTGGACGGATCGTGCGCAACGACGCACTCGGCTGGGGCGACATCGACGTGGCCGATCCATTGCACGCGCAGACCGGCCTCGACGTCGTCGTGGACAACAACGTACGGGCCCATCTCGGCGCCGAGACGGCCTTTGGCGCCGGGGCCGGCATGAGCAGCGTGTTGTACTTGTTCATCGGGAACATCGCCGAAATGGGATTCGTCAACCAGGCCGCGGCGATGAACCCGGACAGTGTCATCCAGGGCAGCGTCGAGCGCATTGTCGTGCCCACCCTGACCGGAGACGGCCTGATGAGCCTCGGTGAGTGCGGCACGGACACGGCTTTGCTCGCCGCGGCCCGGGGAGCCAGGCTGGCGGTGACCTCGCTGGGCGACCTGATCCGTCTGGCCGACCAGGACGAGGACGCTGCCGCGGTCCGGCTGTTCGAACGGCGCAGTACCCAAGTCGCGCGGGTGGCCGACACGCTGTACGACTTGATGCAGCCGCATCTGGTGATCCTCGGTGGCAGCGGCGCGCCGTCGGAGCGGTGGCTGGACGACGTACGCGAACGCGTCGAGGCCGTGCCGCCGGACCGCATCGTCCGGCCGGGGTCGGGTGGCACCCCGCTCGTCACGGCCGCCGCCGGGCTGGTCATCCGCGCCTTCCTGGCCGCGGGCACGACCACGGACGCGGAAGTGTCAGGGTGA
- a CDS encoding MFS transporter — protein sequence MTGADARGARVAARIDRLPVSTLAVRARLVIGAVTFFDGFDQLLIAYALPALRAQYHLDTAATTFTITVGSVGMLIGALLSGRLADRFGRVPVVMCCLLLYSLSSLFAALAPSVEWLQAARFMQGIGIGGEVLVAATYISEIIGPKTRGRFVLLYELAFVAGLAVASLVSAWVVPAFGWRVLFAVGASPVLLAIALRAVPESPRWLAARGRYDEAETVVGRFETAAREQFGTLPGLAASPPPPAAERASVLDLFRGRYLRRTVVVSVLWFVSFLVNYGLSSWLPTIYTSVFHLDVGTSLTYSMVTVVAGLVGSIVIATTVDQFGRRTGLIAGLLGGAVILGVAALSAPATGLGVMLFVSSAAVFVFAVNLALNLYGPELYPTRTRAAGASIGGVFARLGVIVGPIITGLAVGANGGVAPVFGVLAVACAIGCVAMAMFGVETARRPLETLSP from the coding sequence GTGACCGGTGCCGACGCCCGCGGCGCGCGGGTCGCGGCCCGGATCGACCGGCTACCGGTGTCCACGCTGGCCGTGCGGGCACGGCTGGTGATCGGCGCGGTCACGTTCTTCGACGGCTTCGACCAGCTCCTGATCGCCTACGCGTTGCCCGCGTTGCGTGCTCAGTACCATTTGGACACAGCCGCGACCACGTTCACCATCACCGTCGGGTCGGTGGGCATGTTGATCGGCGCGTTGCTCTCGGGCAGGCTGGCCGACCGGTTCGGGCGGGTGCCGGTCGTCATGTGTTGCTTGTTGCTGTATTCCTTGAGCAGCTTGTTCGCCGCACTCGCGCCGAGCGTCGAATGGTTGCAGGCAGCCCGTTTCATGCAGGGCATCGGGATCGGCGGTGAGGTGCTCGTCGCGGCCACCTACATCAGCGAGATCATCGGCCCGAAAACGCGTGGCCGGTTCGTCCTGCTGTACGAACTGGCGTTCGTCGCCGGGCTCGCGGTGGCGTCACTGGTCTCGGCATGGGTGGTACCGGCGTTCGGCTGGCGGGTCCTGTTCGCAGTGGGCGCGTCGCCTGTGTTGCTCGCGATCGCGTTGCGAGCGGTTCCCGAATCACCGCGGTGGCTGGCCGCGCGTGGCCGCTACGACGAGGCCGAAACGGTGGTGGGCCGCTTCGAGACCGCGGCACGCGAGCAGTTCGGCACTCTCCCCGGCCTCGCAGCATCACCGCCGCCGCCTGCCGCGGAGCGCGCGAGCGTGCTGGACCTGTTCCGTGGCAGGTATTTGCGGCGCACGGTCGTGGTGTCGGTGCTGTGGTTCGTGTCGTTCCTGGTGAACTACGGCTTGTCCTCGTGGCTTCCGACGATCTACACCAGCGTGTTCCACCTCGACGTGGGCACTTCGCTCACCTACAGCATGGTCACTGTCGTCGCGGGACTGGTGGGCAGCATCGTGATCGCCACAACGGTCGACCAGTTCGGCCGACGGACCGGGCTCATCGCGGGACTGCTCGGCGGCGCCGTGATCCTCGGAGTGGCCGCGCTGTCCGCGCCTGCCACGGGCCTGGGCGTGATGTTGTTCGTGTCGTCGGCCGCGGTCTTCGTGTTCGCCGTGAACCTGGCCCTGAACCTGTACGGCCCCGAGTTGTATCCCACGCGGACACGCGCGGCGGGTGCGAGCATCGGTGGCGTGTTCGCGAGGCTCGGCGTGATCGTCGGACCGATCATCACCGGGCTCGCGGTCGGCGCGAACGGCGGCGTCGCCCCGGTCTTCGGCGTGCTCGCCGTCGCGTGTGCCATCGGTTGCGTCGCTATGGCGATGTTCGGCGTGGAAACCGCGCGACGGCCGCTGGAAACCCTGTCACCCTGA
- a CDS encoding FAD-dependent oxidoreductase produces MHNKLRPLRWEADVVIVGGAVGGASTAHALATVGVSSIVLERAADFPELNRGDILQPLSLSLLDNWGVLRHIKAMGGYDLVASGFYHRVHGFLGEWGFEDLAMAHPHQTVLRHTNLHRALYAAFADHGELVSVHRGAQVSSPLFDDSGEVMRGVTGTIGGEPFEATGEVVVAADGPSSRLRRSAGIQFEQRHTYDFEYMMPTCPRPDAPELEHRTMRYVGADGLTMLIPLDGGTEVRVPLQIPIAENSHWRSLQPRELWRRMVERAPVLESASGEIESGLHTYRVHLSHAERYVKGNLCLVGDAAHVVPPTLGQGMNMAMLDADVLAAVIRRSLDGGDIATGLELYDRVRRPANEIVLASSHEQTLAQSATGPAVDEHVLRDFAWLADPARRREVAERVAGLHNKTAGQLGILDAPGGVRQ; encoded by the coding sequence ATGCACAACAAACTCCGGCCGTTGCGTTGGGAAGCCGATGTGGTGATCGTCGGCGGCGCGGTCGGCGGCGCCAGCACTGCGCACGCGCTCGCCACGGTGGGAGTGTCGTCGATCGTGCTGGAACGTGCGGCGGACTTCCCGGAACTCAACCGCGGTGACATCCTCCAGCCGCTGTCGTTGAGCCTGCTCGACAACTGGGGCGTGCTGCGCCACATCAAGGCGATGGGCGGTTACGACCTGGTCGCGTCCGGGTTCTACCACCGCGTCCACGGTTTCCTCGGCGAGTGGGGTTTCGAGGATCTCGCCATGGCCCACCCGCACCAGACTGTGTTGCGGCACACGAACTTGCACCGCGCCCTGTATGCGGCTTTCGCCGATCACGGTGAGCTTGTGTCGGTTCATCGTGGCGCGCAGGTGTCGTCGCCCCTGTTCGACGACAGCGGTGAGGTGATGCGCGGCGTCACCGGCACGATCGGTGGTGAGCCGTTCGAGGCCACCGGCGAGGTCGTCGTGGCCGCTGACGGCCCGTCATCGCGGTTGCGCCGGTCAGCGGGCATTCAGTTCGAGCAGCGCCATACCTACGATTTCGAATACATGATGCCCACATGTCCTCGCCCGGACGCCCCGGAGCTCGAGCACCGCACCATGCGCTACGTCGGCGCGGACGGGCTCACGATGCTCATCCCGCTCGACGGAGGCACCGAGGTACGGGTGCCTCTCCAGATCCCGATTGCCGAGAACTCCCACTGGCGTTCACTGCAGCCGCGGGAGCTGTGGCGGCGGATGGTGGAGCGTGCCCCGGTGCTGGAGAGCGCCTCCGGCGAGATCGAGAGTGGCCTGCACACCTACCGCGTCCATCTCAGCCACGCGGAGCGCTACGTCAAGGGAAACCTGTGCCTGGTCGGCGATGCCGCGCACGTCGTCCCACCCACGTTGGGACAAGGGATGAACATGGCCATGCTCGACGCGGACGTGCTGGCCGCGGTCATCCGGCGGAGTCTCGACGGCGGCGACATCGCGACCGGACTGGAACTCTACGACCGAGTGCGCCGCCCGGCGAACGAGATCGTCCTGGCCTCGTCGCACGAACAAACCCTGGCGCAGTCCGCGACCGGTCCCGCGGTGGACGAGCACGTACTGCGGGACTTCGCGTGGCTGGCTGATCCCGCGCGCCGCCGGGAAGTCGCCGAGCGCGTCGCGGGTCTGCACAACAAGACCGCCGGGCAACTCGGGATACTCGACGCCCCGGGAGGTGTTCGGCAGTGA